The following proteins are co-located in the Engraulis encrasicolus isolate BLACKSEA-1 chromosome 2, IST_EnEncr_1.0, whole genome shotgun sequence genome:
- the LOC134463009 gene encoding perforin-1-like: MLLPAASILAGLLLLLPQPTTQLCKSAREDVCRQAKPAPGSSLAGEGFDITTMQRKGAFVIDMNTWETPNKTCTICDNPYQNGKMQKIPTSVSSFRSLHKCSMSIKSQLLESAMSVADHASKSVENDWKVGLGLSKAGYGGTVALSGSNSKLAKTAIEKSKGDRFNFVSHSVQCGFYSYMISNNAKLDPDFQQAFGKLPHIYSPSSKAEFDGFFDTYGTHYIKKVQTGGKVESMTSVRECQASMMGLSSDEVKMCLGAEAAAKIPYKVDVDLSAQINFCNSKKNDVTGRKSFSNVFSDRVTEISGGRTTEGELLFSADRDASAYNKWLQSLPSNPDVITYTLKSLHELILDKKKKTEMMHAIQYYILSRGMKQQCSDQCKVGRRTNSKSCVCHCHNHKSLGRNCCPMRPGYADVVLTIIRGKGLYGDVSSGTDGYVKVFDENKQLLGKTRTIQGDDNPYWNREFDFSDMLLSERSKIEMEVWDEDNKYDDLLGTCIVNLRSGYLGEKVCSLDYGQIYYSLKVTCGPHLSGPTCSDYAASPMSSQLDKMFVSRHAVPIPKHMFPKAGMQMGRQAFNYTFNSQQAGKAEKADYL; the protein is encoded by the exons ATGTTGCTGCCAGCTGCCTCCATCCTGGCAgggctcctgctgctcctgcctcAACCCACCACTCAGCTTTGCAAATCTGCTAGAGAGGACGTCTGCAGACAAGCAAAACCAGCCCCGGGGTCCTCTTTAGCTGGGGAGGGTTTTGACATAACCACAATGCAACGCAAGGGAGCTTTTGTTATTGACATGAACACCTGGGAAACACCAAACAAAACCTGCACCATTTGCGATAATCCCTATCAAAACGGAAAAATGCAAAAAATTCCAACGTCTGTCAGTAGCTTTAGGTCCCTACATAAGTGCAGCATGTCAATAAAGAGTCAGTTGCTAGAGTCTGCCATGTCTGTGGCTGATCATGCCAGCAAGAGTGTAGAGAACGACTGGAAGGTTGGATTAGGCTTAAGTAAGGCAGGGTATGGGGGCACTGTAGCCCTTTCAGGAAGCAATTCAAAGTTAGCTAAAACTGCAATTGAAAAGAGCAAAGGTGACCGTTTCAACTTTGTGAGCCACTCAGTACAATGTGGATTTTACAG CTACATGATCTCCAACAATGCCAAGCTCGATCCAGACTTCCAACAAGCCTTTGGAAAGCTCCCTCATATCTACAGCCCCAGTAGCAAAGCTGAATTTGATGGTTTCTTCGACACATATGGCACTCACTACATCAAAAAG GTGCAGACTGGAGGCAAAGTGGAGTCCATGACGAGCGTCAGGGAGTGCCAGGCATCCATGATGGGTCTGAGCTCTGATGAGGTCAAGATGTGTCTTGGGGCTGAAGCTGCTGCGAAAATCCCGTACAAGGTTGACGTTGACCTTAGCGCACAAATAAACTTCTGTAATTCAAAGAAGAATGATGTGACAGGACGCAAAAGTTTCTCCAATGTTTTCTCTGACAG GGTTACAGAAATAAGTGGGGGGAGGACCACAGAAGGCGAGCTCCTTTTCTCTGCAGATCGCGATGCATCGGCCTATAACAAATGGCTTCAATCCCTGCCATCTAACCCTGATGTCATCACCTACACCCTGAAGTCTCTTCATGAGCTGATACTtgacaaaaagaagaaaacagaAATGATGCACGCCATTCAATACTACATTCTGAGCAGGGGAATGAAGCAACAGTGCTCTGACCAGTGCAAGGTTGGAAGACGAACCAATTCAAAGTCCTGCGTTTGCCACTGTCACAACCACAAGAGTTTAGGGAGAAATTGCTGTCCAATGCGCCCTGGTTATGCAGATGTTGTTTTAACCATCATACGCGGGAAAGGACTGTATGGTGACGTGAGCTCTGGCACTGACGGGTATGTCAAAGTCTTTGACGAGAACAAACAACTGCTCGGCAAGACACGCACAATTCAAGGAGATGACAATCCCTACTGGAACAGGGAGTTTGATTTCAGTGACATGCTGTTGTCTGAAAGAAGCAAAATTGAGATGGAGGTATGGGATGAAGACAACAAGTACGATGACCTTCTCGGGACATGCATTGTGAATCTTAGGTCAGGTTATCTAGGGGAAAAGGTCTGTTCCCTTGATTACGGGCAGATTTACTATAGCCTGAAAGTGACCTGTGGTCCACATCTGAGTGGTCCAACCTGTTCTGACTACGCTGCTTCTCCCATGAGCAGTCAACTTGACAAGATGTTTGTGTCTCGCCATGCTGTACCCATACCAAAGCACATGTTCCCCAAAGCGGGAAtgcagatgggcaggcaggcaTTCAATTACACTTTCAACAGCCAACAGGCTGGTAAAGCTGAAAAGGCTGATTATTTGTAA